A window of the Gossypium arboreum isolate Shixiya-1 chromosome 2, ASM2569848v2, whole genome shotgun sequence genome harbors these coding sequences:
- the LOC108467016 gene encoding uncharacterized protein LOC108467016, protein MNEFGTGRSVPWNIYPSSDPTPSQPVVDKETPLKNLGTSMNAISFGFVATAILISMFVIMAIFEHLFQPNPAFSSPNQDGAVGSGAAEKVGNPQRVSTSYATDLSVVMPGEQHPTYIAQLAPLPCPREGIYWPPHEHNFVYP, encoded by the exons ATGAATGAGTTTGGAACTGGAAGGTCAGTGCCATGGAACATATACCCAAGTTCAGATCCGACTCCATCTCAACCAGTAGTTGATAAGGAAACTCCATTGAAAAACTTGGGGACATCCATGAATGCCATTTCTTTTGGCTTTGTTGCTACTGCCATCTTGATATCAATGTTTGTTATCATGGCCATCTTTGAACACCTTTTTCAGCCAAATCCTGCTTTTTCTTCCCCCAATCAAGACGGTGCTGTTGGATCTGGCGCAGCTGAAAAAGTCGGGAATCCACAAAGA GTATCGACATCATATGCAACTGATTTGTCAGTAGTGATGCCAGGAGAACAACATCCTACCTATATAGCTCAACTTGCTCCCCTCCCTTGCCCAAGGGAAGGCATCTATTGGCCTCCCCATGAACATAATTTTGTATATCCTTAA
- the LOC108467015 gene encoding MACPF domain-containing protein At4g24290-like — MALKSTALKAAEIAIGSIGCGYDIGMDLRLKYCKGNSKDSCLIEIHEDGRHEIVLPGGISIPNVSKSIKCDKGERTRFRSDVLSFQQMSEQFNQEISLTGKIPSGHFNSMFEFSGCWQKDAANTKTLAFDGVFITLYSVALEKSQIVLRDHVKKAVPSTWEPAALARFIDTYGTHIIVGVKMGGKDVIYIKQQHSSTLQPADIQKRLKDMADKRFLDASGHYNLAPEQVFQSDKFEIREQRLRFASNSPSSSYAQKEDIISIYKRRGGNDNRNLSHNDWLQTVQSEPDVISMSFIPITSLLNGVPGSGFLSHAINLYLRYKPPVEELHQFLEFQLPRQWAPVFSELPLGPQRKQQSTASLQFSFMGPKLFVNTTPVDVGKRPVTGLRLYLEGKRSNRLAIHLQHLSSLPKIFQLVDDPKGNFCQESHDRNYYERVYWKNYSHVCTAPIESEEELSIVTGAQLQVENHGFKNILFLRLRFSTVLGAMSIKHPEWDGSPRLAPKSGLISTLISHHFTTVQKPPPGPADVNINSAVYPGGPPVPVQAPKLLKFVDTTEITRGPQEVPGYWVVSGARLVVKKGRISLLVKYSLLTAILPDEDDIDEH, encoded by the exons ATGGCGCTTAAGAGTACAGCTCTAAAGGCGGCTGAGATTGCCATAGGGTCCATTGGATGTGGATATGATATTGGAATGGATCTTCGGCTGAAGTACTGTAAAGGGAATTCAAAAGATTCATGTCTTATTGAGATTCATGAAGATGGACGCCATGAGATTGTTTTACCTGGTGGAATTTCAATACCCAATGTGTCCAAGTCAATAAAATGTGATAAAGGAGAGCGCACGCGGTTCAGGTCTGATGTCCTCTCCTTCCAGCAG ATGTCAGAGCAATTCAACCAAGAAATATCTTTGACTGGAAAAATACCTTCAGGCCACTTCAATTCCATGTTTGAATTCTCTGGTTGTTGGCAAAAAGATGCTGCTAATACCAAGACACTTGCTTTTGATGGGGTTTTCATCACCCTCTACTCAGTTGCACTGGAGAAATCTCAAATTGTGCTACGAGATCATGTCAAGAAAGCAGTCCCATCTACATGGGAGCCAGCAGCATTAGCAAG GTTTATTGACACTTATGGAACCCATATAATTGTTGGTGTGAAGATGGGAGGGAAGGATGTTATTTACATAAAACAGCAGCATTCATCTACTCTTCAACCTGCTGATATCCAGAAAAGATTGAAGGATATGGCTGATAAAAGGTTTTTAGATGCCAGTGGACATTATAACTTGGCGCCTGAGCAAGTCTTCCAGAGTGACAAG TTTGAAATTAGGGAGCAGCGGCTAAGGTTTGCTAGTAACAGTCCATCAAGTTCATATGCACAGAAAGAG GATATTATAAGCATTTACAAAAGGAGGGGTGGAAATGATAATAGAAACCTTTCCCATAATGACTGGTTACAGACAGTTCAGTCAGAGCCTGATGTAATCTCAATGTCCTTTATCCCTATTACTTCCCTATTGAATGGAGTTCCTGGTAGTGGATTTCTGAGCCATGCCATAAACCTATATTTGCGAT ATAAACCACCAGTTGAAGAGCTCCACCAGTTTCTGGAATTTCAGCTTCCAAGACAGTGGGCCCCAGTGTTCAGTGAACTTCCTCTTGGTCCACAGCGAAAGCAACAAAGCACTGCCTCTTTGCAGTTCAGCTTCATGGGGCCCAAGCTTTTTGTGAATACTACTCCG GTTGATGTGGGTAAGAGGCCTGTGACTGGCCTCCGTCTATATCTAGAAGGTAAAAGGAGCAACCGCTTGGCCATCCACTTGCAGCACCTTTCCTCCCTTCCAAAAATATTCCAACTTGTAGATGATCCAAAAGGGAACTTCTGCCAAGAGTCTCATGATCGTAACTACTATGAGAGAGTTTATTGGAAGAACTACTCTCACGTATGCACTGCTCCCATTGAATCTGAGGAGGAACTCTCAATTGTAACCGGAGCCCAGTTGCAGGTTGAGAATCATGGTTTTAAAAATATTCTCTTTTTACGGCTACGCTTCTCGACTGTCTTGGGAGCGATGTCTATTAAGCATCCAGAATGGGATGGATCACCTCGGTTGGCACCTAAGTCTGGACTCATATCCACACTAATTAGTCATCACTTCACAACAGTTCAGAAACCACCTCCAGGGCCAGCTGATGTGAATATAAACTCCGCTGTTTACCCGGGAGGCCCTCCTGTACCTGTTCAAGCTCCTAAGCTTTTGAAATTTGTTGATACAACAGAGATAACAAGAGGACCACAAGAGGTTCCTGGATATTGGGTTGTTTCTGGGGCAAGATTAGTCGTCAAGAAGGGAAGGATCTCTCTCCTGGTAAAGTATTCTTTACTGACTGCAATATTACCTGATGAAGATGACATTGATGAGCACTAG